The genomic DNA GAAGGTCGAAATGGCCCGCTTCGACGGCAAGCCTGTATTGCAAAGACCGGTAAGTGACGGTATTCGTAAATCTGAAGAACTGATCCGCAAAGCGCTAAACGGCGATGCTCCAATTTACCGCAGCGAAGGTAAGGGGAACGCGGAGGAGACGAAAGCAGAAAAAACCAGCGTCGGCAGCAAAATTTACAAGGATCTAATGAACGGTATCTCTCATATGTTGCCGTTTGTTGTAGGCGGCGGGATTTTGCTGGCTATCTCCTTCCTGTTCGAACAGATAGCGGGAGCGGAGAATCCGATTGTCAAGCTGTTACAAACGATTGGTGGCGGAACAGGTGCGTTCCACTTCCTGATTCCGATACTGGCCGGATTTATCGCGATGAGTATTGGGGATCGTCCGGCATTGATGCCAGGTATGGTTGGTGGTCTGATGGCTGTAAACTCTAATGCAGGTTTCCTTGGCGGTCTGGCAGCAGGTTTCATGGCTGGTTATGTGGTTATCTTCCTGCGTAAAGCTTTTAAAGGTCTGCCGAAAGCGCTGGATGGTTTAAAACCAATCTTGTTATACCCGGTATTTGGACTCCTAATTACAGGTGCGATTATGTTCTACCTGTTCGATCCGATTTTCGGTGGTATTAATACGTGGCTTGTCAATGTTCTGAACAATTTGGGTACAGGTAATGCAGTGATTCTGGGTCTGATTCTTGGTGGAATGATGTCGATTGACATGGGTGGACCTTTCAACAAAGCGGCTTATGCATTTTCAATCGGTGTCTTTACTTCCAGTGGTAACACGAACGGGGCTATGATGGCTGCTGTTATGGCGGGCGGTATGGTACCTCCGCTGGCGATCGCATTGGCTTCGACGTTCTTCAAAAATAAATTTACTGAGCAGGAGCGTAAGTCTGGTTTGACGAACTATGTACTCGGTTTGTCCTTTATTACAGAAGGAGCAATCCCATTCGCAGCTGCTGACCCTCTGCGCGTCTTAACCTCTTGTATTGTAGGTTCAGCGATTGCTGGTGGTCTGACACAGTTCTGGAAAATCAATCTTCCAGCTCCACATGGCGGAATTTTTGTAGCAGCTCTTGCCAATCATGCTTTGCTGTTCTTGCTTGCGGTGGCGATTGGTTCTGTGATTTCCGCGCTCATTCTGGGACTGTGGAAAAAACCGCTCGAAACGAAATAACTGGCGTCACTTCCTCCAGTCTCCATAATAGTAAAGCCGCTAAACACTAGGTTTATGAGTGTTTGGCGGCTTTTTCTTTATGCAAAGGTGTCGGCTTGCGAACTAAAACGATTTGCGCCTAGCCTGAGCTATCGCCTACAAAGCTCCTTAACCAGTTGCATAAACAGTTTTCGGGCTGAGGACATATATTGCTGATGCTGGTTGCTCTGTAATAGTCCAATAGGAATATTAGGGTCTGTTAGCTGGAGGGGTAAGGTGACTAAATCATCCGGCAGAGGCAATGACGATAGAACCACTCCAACCGAAGGAATCGTTTTTACAAATAAAGGTATAGACGAGATTTGGCTTACGGTATAAAAAAACGGCATCGACGGAAAGCGGGAAAGCTCTTTTTCCAGCCGGATATGGTACAG from Paenibacillus sp. FSL R10-2782 includes the following:
- a CDS encoding fructose-specific PTS transporter subunit EIIC, which codes for MRITDLMIKETMIMDLQATTKDGAIEELIASLEASGRINDRALFKEMIYKREAESSTGIGGGIAMPHAKTKAVNEATVVFAKSSKGVDFESLDGEPAKVFFMIAAPEGAANTHLRTLAALSRLLIDTDFIGKLMNTQTPGEVSELFDTKQAEVEAAKQAKEAKEEAAKAQQTPDVIVGNPDSDEFVVAVTACPTGIAHTFMAEDALIKKAKDMGVNIRVETNGSEGAQNVLTPDEIRRAKGVIVAADKKVEMARFDGKPVLQRPVSDGIRKSEELIRKALNGDAPIYRSEGKGNAEETKAEKTSVGSKIYKDLMNGISHMLPFVVGGGILLAISFLFEQIAGAENPIVKLLQTIGGGTGAFHFLIPILAGFIAMSIGDRPALMPGMVGGLMAVNSNAGFLGGLAAGFMAGYVVIFLRKAFKGLPKALDGLKPILLYPVFGLLITGAIMFYLFDPIFGGINTWLVNVLNNLGTGNAVILGLILGGMMSIDMGGPFNKAAYAFSIGVFTSSGNTNGAMMAAVMAGGMVPPLAIALASTFFKNKFTEQERKSGLTNYVLGLSFITEGAIPFAAADPLRVLTSCIVGSAIAGGLTQFWKINLPAPHGGIFVAALANHALLFLLAVAIGSVISALILGLWKKPLETK